The genomic segment AGATTACGGCGTGAGCTTCCCAAGCGACACAATCATCACGAATGAGACGATGATCAAGGAGCGCCCCGAGACCGTCCAGGGGTTCCTCAACGCTTCGATCCGTGGATGGAAGTACGCTTACGAAAACCCGGCCGAAGCGATTGACATTCTCATGGCGGCGGCGCCGAGCCTGGAGCGTCCACACCAGACAGCCATGCTGGAAGAGCTGAACAAGCTTGTCGTGGCCGATAGAGGCACGACAGACGGTATTGCCGTTCTCGACGTCGAGAAGCTCGAAGGTGTACGGGAGTTCCTGATTGAAAATGGAGAGCTGCCGGAGAGCGTCACGCTTGCCGAGTCGATAAACACTTCTTTTTGGGATGCGGTTCCCGCAGCCTACAAGAAGCCCTGATCGGCCGGTAGCACACACCACCCTTGGAAACTTCCGGGTTGGGTTACACTCATCTTTTGCGCAGAGGTTAATCCGTTGGCTAGTGCTACCTCCGAATCTCAAGATCGGCCTATCATCCAGTTGGAAGGTGTATCCAAGACCTTCGACGGCGGCGGCAGAAAGGTCGTCGCCGTCGAGGGGGTCGATCTTGCCGTCAAGTCAGGAGAGTTCGTCACCCTGGTGGGGCCAAGCGGTTGCGGCAAAAGCACCCTGTTCAACATAGTCGCGGGCCTGCTGGATGCCGATGCAGGAAGTGGTATACGGTTTAAGGGCGAGCCCCGACAGGGCCGAGATCTGCTGGGAGCGGTGTCATTCATGCCGCAACGGGATCTCCTGCTTCCCTGGCGTCGCATCATCGACAACGCAACAATCGCTTTGGAAGTCGAAAATGTACGCCGGAGCGATGCCCGGAAGCGGGCGCAGGCCATGTTCCAGGATTTCGGCCTGAGCGGATTTGAGAACCACTATCCGCACCAACTTTCGGGCGGAATGCGTCAGCGAGTCGCTTTGATGCGCACGTTCTTGTTTGAGCGCGAGCTCTTGCTGTTGGACGAGCCGTTTGGCGCGCTGGATGCGCTTACGCGCATGATCATGCAGCGGTGGCTTTTGGATATCTGGCAAAAACACCGTCGGTCCATTCTGTTCATCACCCACGATGTCGATGAGGCCATATTTCTGGGGGACCGGGTGGTGGTGATGACCTCGCGGCCCGGACGAATAAAGCTTAGCAAGGAAATCAAACTGCCGCGCCCACGTGATCCGAAGATGACCACGTCGCCGGAGTTTTTAGACATAAAGGCCGAATTGCTCGAGGCGATCGAGGAGGAAAGCATCAAGTCATTCCTTTCCGAGGACTCTGAGACATGACGGGATGGCAGGTGAAATGCCAACCCTTGGCCGCTTTGTGCGCCGCTCTCATCCTGTGGGAGATTCTGGCGCGATACTACGCCACCCCATTTCAGGTGATTCCGCCCGTATCCGCCATCCTTTCGGACATGGTTGGTAGTGGCGATGTGCTAGTGCGAGGGTTCTTGCGAACCTTACTGGAAACCTTACTCGGGTTTGTTCTCGGTGCCTTGTTCGGCTTCGCGATGGGGGCGATTTTCGCCGAGGTGCGCATTTTCGAGAAAATGTTTTTTCCTTTGTTTGTTGTCTCGCAAACAATACCGGTAATCGCATTTGGTGCTTTGGTCGTGATCTGGTTCGGCAATGGGATAATGTCGAAGGTCATGATCGCGTTTTACCTGACCTTCTTTCCGGTGACAGTGAATACGCACCGCGGATTGCTATCGGTGGACCAGCAACGCGTTGATCTCTTCAGAAGCTTCGGTGCGACCACCTGGCGCATCTTCTGGACCCTGCGCTTGCCATTCGCGCTTCCGACCATCATGGCGGCTCTTTTGTTGGGCGTAAGCCTTAGTCTGATTGGTGCCATCGTGGGCGAGTGGTTCGGCGATACGGTCGGCCTCGGTGTTATGCTGGTACAGGCCATGTATGCCGAGAACATGGTGAGGCTTTGGTCGATCATCGTGTCCTGCGGGCTGCTCGGAACGGGCCTCTATGGCGTGATCGCCTGGGTCGGTCGGCGTTACGTGTGGTGGGGGGGTGAACTGTAATGCTGGAGCGCGCAGGCTACCTGGTGTTTGGCATACTGACCATCGCTTGTGTCTGGGAAGCAGCAATCAGGCTGTTTGAAATTCCCCCGTTTATCCTACCGCCAATTGCCAGCATTCTGGGCGCGGTTTGGGATTTCTTCCCGTCGCTGATGCGCGGCCTTGCGGCAACACTGAAAGTCGCTGGCATTGGATATGTGGCTGGATCGCTGGTGGCTGTTGCCTTGGCGGTGGCAATGACACTCGTGCCGCTTCTTGAACGCATCTTCAAGCCGGTCATCGTTGCCATCAATTCCGTTCCGGTCGTCGCGTATGTTCCTCTCAGCCTGGTCTGGTTTGGCATGGGGTCGGGATCCAAAATAGCAATGGTCATGCTCGCCGCGGGGTTCTCTGTTTTTGTGAATGCACTCCAGGGTTTGAAGGCAATCGACCGCTCCGCGATCGATCTCTTCCGCAGCTTTGGCGCTGGGCCGCTGCGGATTGTTTGGATGCTGCGCTTGCCCGCAGCGCTGCCTGCCATCATCACCGGCCTTCGTGTGGCCGTGGTTCGCAGCATGATCATTGCCATCGTCGCGGAGATGCTGGGCGCTTACGAGGGGCTTGGGCGAATCATCTATGAATCCACGCAGCAGATTGAGTTTTTGAAGGTGTGGGCGGCTGTGGTCGTCGCCTCCGCCGCGAGCATGTTGATTTACGGCCTTTTGGTCCTGACAGATCGCCATCTGGTTTGGTGGCGATAGCGCCCAATGGAAATGGCCGATGGCGATGGTTGCGGAGGATTGTCCCGCAAATAATTTGCACGAAGGAGATGTTGAAAGATGAGCGCGCCAGAGCGGAAATTCGTTAAGGTCGATATCAAGGATGGAATTGCCTGGACCTACCTCAATAGGCCAAAGAAGAAAAACGCCATGAACCCGGGTTTGCATCTCGAAATGCACGACACGCTGGATGAGCTTGAGGCCGATCCGAAGGTCAAGGTTGTGGTGATCGCTGGAGCCGATGGCGTCTTTTCGGCTGGACAGGACCTCAAGGAATATTTCCGCGGGCTTGAGGATAATCCCTCCGAGGCAAAGCGCATTAGGCTTATTTCCAACCGTTGGCAGTGGGAAAAGCTCTATATGTACGACAAACCTACCATTGCGATGGTGGAGGGCTACTGCGTTGGCGGTGCTTTCACACACATGCTTGCGACCGATTTTGCGATAGCCGGTTTCGATACGGTCTTTTCGCTTTCCGAAGTGAACTGGGGCATTCTGCCAGGCGGCATGGTTAGCAAGGCGCTGGTGGACACAGTATTGCCGCGGCACGCGCTCTATCACGCCTGCTTGGGCGAGCCCTTCGATGGCAAGGAAGCCGAAAGGATTGGCTTGATCACCCGCGCGGTTCCCAATGGGAAGGTGCAGGAAGAGACCTTAAAGCTTGCTGAAAAACTGATGTCGAAAAGCCCAGCGGCCTTGCGCGGCACCAAGCAGGCGATCCGACACGTGCGCCAAATGGACTTCACGCAGGCGGCGGAGTACATGCAGGAAAAGAAAAATGCCATCCGCGTGGGCGACACGGAGGACTCCTACAAGACGGGTCTCAAACAGTTTCTCGACGACAAGAGTTACCGGCCCGTCTATGGCTCGTTCAAGATGCGCGCTGAGCGCGGCGAAGAATAGCGATCAAAGGAGATAGACATGCCCGGTCCGTTGGAAGGATTCCGTGTCGTTGAGCTTTCGACCATGATCACCGGCCCGCTTACAGGGATGCTTTTGGCTGATCTGGGGGCTGAGGTGATTAAAATCGAGAATCCCGAAGGCGGGGATCCCTTTCGCGGTTACGGCGGTGGAACCTACAGCGCGCAGTTCTGCACTTACAACCGCAACAAGCGCAGTGCCGCCGTTTCGCTAAAATCGGAATCCGGCCGGCGATTTCTCGAACGCCTCGTGGTCAAAAGCGACGTTTTGATCGAGAACTTCCGGCCTGGTGTCCTGGAACGATTGGGCTTCAGCGACGCGCGATTGAAGGAGCTGAATCCTGCCTTGATTCGCTGTTCGATAACAGGGTTCGGAAAAGACGGGCCTTATGCAGCGCGCCCCTGTTACGACGCTATAGCCCAAGGGCTAAGCGGCATGTCGAGCCAATTCCTTGATCAGGAAAAGCCGCGTCTTGCGGGAACGACGATCTCTGACAACGTGACGGGACAGTACGCCTGCTATGGCATTCTGTCGGCGCTGCTTGAGCGAGAGCGGACGGGCAAGGCCAGGCGGGTCGACGTCAATATGCTTGATGCGACAATGGCCTTCATGCCGGAGCCTTTCGCTTACTTGACACAAAACGGCGAGATAGCCGATGCCTATCTTCGCGTCCGCAACTCGCAAGCATATGCATTCCGCTGCAGTGACGGGAAGATTATCGCTGTTCATATGGCTTCCCAGCAGAAGTTCTGGGAGCGCTTCGCCAAAGCAGTTGAGTTGCCGGAGTTGATCGAGCATCCGTCGTGCCTGACCCTGGCCGGTCGTGTCGAACACTACGATATGATTCTCGAGAAGGTCGGACAATCGGTTGCCGGTCAGGCTAGGATTTACTGGATGGAGCGCCTGGAGCGCTACGACGTACCCTTCACGCCGGTCAACAGCATTCCGGAGGTCTTCGAAGACCCGCAGGTGCAGCACCTCGATAGCTTCGCCAAAGTTACACATAAACTGCAGGGCGAACTGACGATCTTGAGGCGACCTGTCCGGTTTGATGGTCAACGGGATGACCAGCCGATGATGGCTCCCCCCACATTGGGAGAACACACAGAAGAACTGATGCGGGAGTTCGGCTTCGACCCCGTTTCCTAGAACATCAGGCGCCCCGCCAGGTTCACGCCCATAGAGCGTCGCCTGTTACTGGCACTCTTGCTTCGAGAACTGCTCGATAATCCAGGCATTGAACAGCTTGGTTGCATGAGATGGCTCGTGCTCCTTCGGCACCGCGAGAAAGAACGCTCTGCGCTTGATCGGGGGCGCATCAATGATGCGGACCAAGCTGCCATCGTTCAAATAGCGTTGCATCAGGGGCGGGCCTATCAAGGCCACCCCCTGTCCATCAAGGGCGGTTTGGACGACGTTGTTGTAAGTATTGACTGTGATCCCCCTGGGCAGTTTATCCACTTTCACGCCCTGCTCTTTGAACCAATGCAGCCAGGTAGTCTGAATGTCGTACTTGCCTTCTAAATGGATAAGTGGGAGCGCCAGGAGTTCGGCCGGATGATTGATCGGCGGCAGCTTCTCTGCGAAGACCTTGGCCGCTGTGGGGAAAATATACTCTTGCACCAAAAAGGTGAGGTCGAGGCCCACAGCCTCGACGGCGCCGTAGCGGATCGCGACATCGACGCCTTCATTTGTCAGATTGAGATCCGTATCGGAGACCAGGAACCGCATTTCGATTTCGGGATGCTCCTGCCTGAACTGCCCAATCTTCGGCAGCAACCAAAGCGATGAGAAGCCGGCACTTGATGTAATAGTAATGGTGTTCTTGGAATCCTCGCGGCGGATCTCGTTGGTGCCTTTAAGGATGCGCTCAAGCGCAAAAGATACGGTCTCAAAATAGCGTTCCCCGGCCCGCGTCAAGCGAAGCGTTCGGTGAAGGCGCAAAAACAAAAGCACGCCCAGATAGCTTTCCAGCGCTTTTATCTGTTGGCTCACAGCCACGCGCGTAACGTTCAGTTCCTCAGCGGCCCGCGTAAAGCTCAAGTGTCGCGCTGCTGCTTCGAACGTGATCAGGTAATTCGGCGGAGGGAGCTTAAATCGGAGTCTTTGCATAAAGCTCAACTTACGCTGCCGTTCAGGATTTCACAAGTTGCGGCTAAGGCCCTTGCTTTCTAACGTCGGGCGTTATGGTTGGGCAACGAACGTCAGGAATTGAATATGAGCGGCAAGCGGGTCAGTCTTCGAGAAAGCAGGCGGCAACGGGGCTCGGCCAGCCGTGCGCCAGGTATTCTGACCTCCATCTCGGACAGACGCATCCCCACCTATGACTTGGTGCCCGAGGAAAGTGTCGAGTTGATCCACGAGAACTCGATGCAGATCCTGGAAAATCAGGGGATAGAGTTTCGCGACGAAATCGCTTTGGCGGATTGGCGGCGTGTTGGCGCCGATGTGAAGGGCGCTAATGTTCGCATTGACCGCACGCTTCTCCTCGACCTTGTGAGCAAGGCGCCCAGCGAATACATACACCATGCCAGGAACCCACGCAGATCGGTGAAGATCGGTGGGCGCGGTATGGCCTTTGCGCCGATCTACGGTTCTCCCTACGTCCGTGACCTTTCCGGTGAGCGGCGTTATGCCTGCCTTGAGGATTTTCGGAATTTCGTAAAGCTGGCCTATATGGTTCCGTCGCTGAATGTCTCGGGTGGGACGGTATGCGAACCAACGGACGTTCCGGTTGCCAGCCGTCACCTCGATATGCTCTACGCCCATATGACGCTATCGGATAAGCCCTTCATGGGCGGCGTGACGTCGCCGGCCCGCGCAGCCGACTGCGTGGCTATGTGCGAGATTCTCTTCGGCAAGGAGTTCCTGGAGCAAAACACCGTAATGACGTCACTAACCAACTGTAATTCACCGTTGGTGTGGGATGAGACAATGCTGTCTGTTATACGGGTCTATGCCGCCGCAAATCAGGCCTGTCTTATCAGTCCGTTCATCATGCAAGGCGCCAACACGCCCGTCACGACGGCAGGCGCCTTTGCACAGTTGAACGCGGAAGCGCTGGCCGGCATCGCCTATGCTCAAATCATTCGGCCGGGCGCTCCCGTAATCTACGGCGCGACACTCTCGACGGTTTCGATGCGTACGGGCGCGCCGATGTACGGTACCTCGGAAACGCAGGTGCTGACCTTCCTGACCGGACAGCTCGCAAGAAAGTATGGTGTGCCGATGCGCACAGGCGGCATGCGCAACGGTTCCAAAGCGGTCGACACCCAGGCCGCCTACGAGTCAGCACAAACCATGCTTCCGGCAATTCTCGCAGGCGGCAACTTCTTCTTGCACTCGGCGGGATGGCTAGAGAGCGGGCTTTCAGCATCTTACGCTAAGTTCATGCTGGACGCGGATCAGTTGACCGTTCTCCAGCGATTGGCCAGTGGGGTTTCGCTGACAGAAGACGATTTTGCCTTGGATGCCATTTCCGAAGTGGGGGCCGGGGGGCATTTTCTGGGCTGCGGCCATACACTGGCCCATTATGAAACAGCCTTCTACTCGCCGCAGACGGCAGATCTGAGCACATACGAGCAATGGGAAGAGGAGGGTCAGCGCGACGCGCTGCAACGGGCCACGGACATTGCTCGAAACACACTAAATGACTACAGTCCGCCACCAATCGACGAGGCCGTGGACGAAGCCCTTCAAGAGTTTATCGGAAAGCGCAGAACGGAAATACCCGACGGGTACGAATGAGTGCCGCAGGTGCCCCGTGTATTCTACGTTGGGAGGGACAGACTTAGCGAGGAGGTTTGATGGACTGGCAAATTGAATGCGAGGGGGTTTGGAAGATATTCGGTCCAAATCCGGAAGCTGCGCTACAAGCAATTCGTAGTGAAGGATTGGGCAAGGAAGAGGCGCAGCAGCGCTTTAACAGCGTCATTGGCGTGTCGAACGCCTCGCTGCAGATTCGCCGTGGCGAACTATTTTGCATCATGGGTCTTTCGGGGAGCGGTAAATCAACACTACTTCGGCATGTAAACCGGCTGATTGATCCGACTGCCGGGAAAATCATGGTCGGTGGCGTCGATATCTCGTTGTTGGACCGTGCGGGCATTGCGCGGCTGCGGTCGAAGACCATCGGCATGGTTTTCCAACACATGGCCCTCTGGCCGCATCGCACCATTCAGGACAATGTGGCCTATGGCCTTGAAGTGCAGGGCGTAGGCAAACGTAAGCGGCGCGCCGTTGCTGCTCAAGCGCTTGAGCAAGTGAAACTGCAGGGCTGGGAGAGTCACTATCCAGACGAGTTGTCAGGAGGAATGCAGCAGCGCGTTGGCTTGGCGAGAGCCTTGGCGTCCGATCCCGATATCCTGCTCATGGACGAACCCTTCAGCGCGCTCGATCCCTTGATTAGGAATGAGCTGCAGGGCCAGTTCCTCGAATTGTCTTCAACCATGAAGAAGACGACACTCTTTATCACCCATGACTTGGAAGAGGCCATCAGGCTTGGTGATCGTGTTGCGATCATGAAGGACGGTGTGATCGTTCAGCTTGGAACACCGCAGGAAATCATCCTCAACCCAAGCAATGACTACGTTGCCGAATTCGTTCGCACCATGTCGCAGGTTCGCTTCATAACCGCCGAAAGCGTGATGACAAGATTGGCCGATGTAGCGCCAGCGCCGAACGACATGGAACTTTCGACCTATGTCTTGCCGACCGCGAACCTCGATCAAATCATTGATGCGGTGCAGATCGCCAAAGGTCCGATCGGTGTGCGCGATGGCGAGGGGGTGATCGGCAGAATTGAACCGGTCGCCTTGCTATCAGCGATGAAGGATCGTCTCGGTTGAGGCGAATTGACCAGCCACAGTGGGGAGGCTGATATGGAACACTTCGATCTTTTAAACCCGTTCGGGACCGGATTTCTTCCCGTGGGGGACTGGACCGAAAACGGGCTGCAGTGGGTGGTTGGCGAGTTTCGCGACTTCTTTCAAGCCATGAAGCAACCGATCAATGCGGTGCTGACGACTCTCGAGCAAGGTTTGCGAGGAACACCCTCAACAGTCACGATCGCGGCTTTGTTCCTGCTCGCCTGGCAGGTCGCCGGACTGCGCATAGGATTTTTGGTCGTTTTCTGCCTCGCGCTGATTGGATCAATCGGTGCTTGGGGCAACGCCATGACAACACTCGCGATCGTGCTGACGTCGGTTATTTTTTGCACCGCAATTGGCATACCGCTGGGAATCTTCGCGGCCCGCAGCGACGCCTTCAACAGGGTGCTGAGACCGGCCCTCGATTTCATGCAGACGATACCGTCTTTCGTTTATCTCGTGCCAATCGTCATGCTTTTCGGCATTGGCAATGTTCCGGGTGTTATTGTGACTATCATCTACGCCCTGGCACCGGTAGTTCGCCTGACAAATCTTGGTATCAGACAGG from the Limibacillus halophilus genome contains:
- a CDS encoding ABC transporter ATP-binding protein encodes the protein MASATSESQDRPIIQLEGVSKTFDGGGRKVVAVEGVDLAVKSGEFVTLVGPSGCGKSTLFNIVAGLLDADAGSGIRFKGEPRQGRDLLGAVSFMPQRDLLLPWRRIIDNATIALEVENVRRSDARKRAQAMFQDFGLSGFENHYPHQLSGGMRQRVALMRTFLFERELLLLDEPFGALDALTRMIMQRWLLDIWQKHRRSILFITHDVDEAIFLGDRVVVMTSRPGRIKLSKEIKLPRPRDPKMTTSPEFLDIKAELLEAIEEESIKSFLSEDSET
- a CDS encoding ABC transporter permease, producing MTGWQVKCQPLAALCAALILWEILARYYATPFQVIPPVSAILSDMVGSGDVLVRGFLRTLLETLLGFVLGALFGFAMGAIFAEVRIFEKMFFPLFVVSQTIPVIAFGALVVIWFGNGIMSKVMIAFYLTFFPVTVNTHRGLLSVDQQRVDLFRSFGATTWRIFWTLRLPFALPTIMAALLLGVSLSLIGAIVGEWFGDTVGLGVMLVQAMYAENMVRLWSIIVSCGLLGTGLYGVIAWVGRRYVWWGGEL
- a CDS encoding ABC transporter permease produces the protein MLERAGYLVFGILTIACVWEAAIRLFEIPPFILPPIASILGAVWDFFPSLMRGLAATLKVAGIGYVAGSLVAVALAVAMTLVPLLERIFKPVIVAINSVPVVAYVPLSLVWFGMGSGSKIAMVMLAAGFSVFVNALQGLKAIDRSAIDLFRSFGAGPLRIVWMLRLPAALPAIITGLRVAVVRSMIIAIVAEMLGAYEGLGRIIYESTQQIEFLKVWAAVVVASAASMLIYGLLVLTDRHLVWWR
- a CDS encoding p-hydroxycinnamoyl CoA hydratase/lyase, producing MSAPERKFVKVDIKDGIAWTYLNRPKKKNAMNPGLHLEMHDTLDELEADPKVKVVVIAGADGVFSAGQDLKEYFRGLEDNPSEAKRIRLISNRWQWEKLYMYDKPTIAMVEGYCVGGAFTHMLATDFAIAGFDTVFSLSEVNWGILPGGMVSKALVDTVLPRHALYHACLGEPFDGKEAERIGLITRAVPNGKVQEETLKLAEKLMSKSPAALRGTKQAIRHVRQMDFTQAAEYMQEKKNAIRVGDTEDSYKTGLKQFLDDKSYRPVYGSFKMRAERGEE
- a CDS encoding CaiB/BaiF CoA transferase family protein, whose amino-acid sequence is MPGPLEGFRVVELSTMITGPLTGMLLADLGAEVIKIENPEGGDPFRGYGGGTYSAQFCTYNRNKRSAAVSLKSESGRRFLERLVVKSDVLIENFRPGVLERLGFSDARLKELNPALIRCSITGFGKDGPYAARPCYDAIAQGLSGMSSQFLDQEKPRLAGTTISDNVTGQYACYGILSALLERERTGKARRVDVNMLDATMAFMPEPFAYLTQNGEIADAYLRVRNSQAYAFRCSDGKIIAVHMASQQKFWERFAKAVELPELIEHPSCLTLAGRVEHYDMILEKVGQSVAGQARIYWMERLERYDVPFTPVNSIPEVFEDPQVQHLDSFAKVTHKLQGELTILRRPVRFDGQRDDQPMMAPPTLGEHTEELMREFGFDPVS
- a CDS encoding LysR substrate-binding domain-containing protein codes for the protein MQRLRFKLPPPNYLITFEAAARHLSFTRAAEELNVTRVAVSQQIKALESYLGVLLFLRLHRTLRLTRAGERYFETVSFALERILKGTNEIRREDSKNTITITSSAGFSSLWLLPKIGQFRQEHPEIEMRFLVSDTDLNLTNEGVDVAIRYGAVEAVGLDLTFLVQEYIFPTAAKVFAEKLPPINHPAELLALPLIHLEGKYDIQTTWLHWFKEQGVKVDKLPRGITVNTYNNVVQTALDGQGVALIGPPLMQRYLNDGSLVRIIDAPPIKRRAFFLAVPKEHEPSHATKLFNAWIIEQFSKQECQ
- a CDS encoding trimethylamine methyltransferase family protein, with the translated sequence MSGKRVSLRESRRQRGSASRAPGILTSISDRRIPTYDLVPEESVELIHENSMQILENQGIEFRDEIALADWRRVGADVKGANVRIDRTLLLDLVSKAPSEYIHHARNPRRSVKIGGRGMAFAPIYGSPYVRDLSGERRYACLEDFRNFVKLAYMVPSLNVSGGTVCEPTDVPVASRHLDMLYAHMTLSDKPFMGGVTSPARAADCVAMCEILFGKEFLEQNTVMTSLTNCNSPLVWDETMLSVIRVYAAANQACLISPFIMQGANTPVTTAGAFAQLNAEALAGIAYAQIIRPGAPVIYGATLSTVSMRTGAPMYGTSETQVLTFLTGQLARKYGVPMRTGGMRNGSKAVDTQAAYESAQTMLPAILAGGNFFLHSAGWLESGLSASYAKFMLDADQLTVLQRLASGVSLTEDDFALDAISEVGAGGHFLGCGHTLAHYETAFYSPQTADLSTYEQWEEEGQRDALQRATDIARNTLNDYSPPPIDEAVDEALQEFIGKRRTEIPDGYE
- a CDS encoding quaternary amine ABC transporter ATP-binding protein; amino-acid sequence: MDWQIECEGVWKIFGPNPEAALQAIRSEGLGKEEAQQRFNSVIGVSNASLQIRRGELFCIMGLSGSGKSTLLRHVNRLIDPTAGKIMVGGVDISLLDRAGIARLRSKTIGMVFQHMALWPHRTIQDNVAYGLEVQGVGKRKRRAVAAQALEQVKLQGWESHYPDELSGGMQQRVGLARALASDPDILLMDEPFSALDPLIRNELQGQFLELSSTMKKTTLFITHDLEEAIRLGDRVAIMKDGVIVQLGTPQEIILNPSNDYVAEFVRTMSQVRFITAESVMTRLADVAPAPNDMELSTYVLPTANLDQIIDAVQIAKGPIGVRDGEGVIGRIEPVALLSAMKDRLG
- a CDS encoding ABC transporter permease subunit, translating into MEHFDLLNPFGTGFLPVGDWTENGLQWVVGEFRDFFQAMKQPINAVLTTLEQGLRGTPSTVTIAALFLLAWQVAGLRIGFLVVFCLALIGSIGAWGNAMTTLAIVLTSVIFCTAIGIPLGIFAARSDAFNRVLRPALDFMQTIPSFVYLVPIVMLFGIGNVPGVIVTIIYALAPVVRLTNLGIRQVRYDLVEASVAFGGSPRQTLMKVQLPLALPTIMTGVNQTVMMSLAMSVIASMISVTGLGQMVLRGIGRLDISLATTGGLGIVLIAIVVDRISQGFGQTRRDRGRRNWYETGPVGLLRRFVKSKALRKDSSVAASS